The following nucleotide sequence is from Deferribacterota bacterium.
TTTATAAATACTGAGGTTAATACGATTGTATCAAAATATAAACACCTATTTATTGGAAACACTCAGTTAAAAGTATAGTTATCTTTACTAAGTTGAATTTTTTCGAAGCAGCTAAAGTTTTAACAGCATGGGCTGAACTACAAAAGAAACTAGGCTTTTTTAATACTAGAAAGATTTAGCAATCCTAAAAACAAATTTATCACCTTTTGGCCTGTTTTTAGAAACAAATTCATGAAAATAATTAAAATGAAATTGAATATTATTCTTTGTTATATAATATAAAGCAGGTCCAAAACTAAAAACCTCTTCCCTTGAATTATTTTGGTTTTTACCATCAATCTCAGAGTCACTCAATTGCTTTAAATAATATCCAGAAATACCAACCCTAAAATTTTTTAGTATTTCATAGGTAGACGAATAGTTAAAATGTATTGCACGGCCTGGTTTTATATTTTCAGCATTATACAAATTCAATGGTTTGGTATTTTTACTGTTTAATAGATAGTGAATTCTAGAGCTTATAGTTAATTTAGGGGTTATAAAATATGTAAATGAGTAGTATGGATTAAATGAATAAAGATGTGAACCAATATTTACGTTATTATTTTTATCATAATCACCACTTGGAAAGAT
It contains:
- a CDS encoding transporter, translating into MKRFLINFILIIILKNFVYAQHVSLPQVNLGLTCILDGVAFPGLLFEQYVEYYESDRLNDNDGDSIAGKNKLDSLGLVTHLAYITDYKILGGYYGAEVVIPLVYLDIYQSSGPKGDEFGIGDITFTPLLIQWRDKLFNRDYFHRLAISGIFPSGDYDKNNNVNIGSHLYSFNPYYSFTYFITPKLTISSRIHYLLNSKNTKPLNLYNAENIKPGRAIHFNYSSTYEILKNFRVGISGYYLKQLSDSEIDGKNQNNSREEVFSFGPALYYITKNNIQFHFNYFHEFVSKNRPKGDKFVFRIAKSF